In Mycetocola zhujimingii, one DNA window encodes the following:
- a CDS encoding lyase family protein, whose protein sequence is MAEHPTAEATDWGLLEPLAVTAAVTSDDAVLEALVEVERALVLARGRIIGKDLSEVAQALQGAQLDRAELISGARTGGVPVIPLVIQLRALAESAVPGSGAHVHQGATSQDILDTALMLVAKRALGVARERLRTAGESLVALAIGERYTISIARTLGQHAAQSTVGVSVAGWLDGIAAAMDALAEAGFPVQLGGAVGTGEDFDREADVPHTADRVRSALAEQLGLDDPERSWHTERSHVLRVASAAALVTTALGRIGRDVAFLARTEIGEASLGATGGSSAMPHKRNPVDAVLLTANGLRVPGLVATVHSAALAQDARPAGEWHAEWSAFRGLLRLAVESSDAAASMFARLSFDRSAVEANRLLSPDLERDAAATRVASDRIIESAIGRFRAVERKEQR, encoded by the coding sequence ATGGCTGAGCATCCGACTGCGGAGGCGACGGACTGGGGACTGCTTGAACCCCTCGCCGTCACCGCTGCGGTCACATCGGACGACGCCGTCCTCGAGGCTCTCGTGGAGGTGGAGCGCGCTTTGGTTCTTGCGCGTGGCCGCATCATTGGCAAAGACCTCAGCGAGGTGGCCCAGGCGTTGCAGGGCGCGCAGCTCGACCGGGCCGAGTTGATCTCGGGGGCCCGCACGGGCGGTGTGCCCGTCATCCCGCTGGTGATCCAGCTCCGTGCGCTCGCCGAGTCAGCGGTCCCCGGCTCTGGCGCTCACGTCCACCAGGGTGCGACGAGCCAGGACATCCTCGATACCGCTCTGATGCTCGTCGCGAAGAGGGCTCTCGGCGTTGCCCGGGAGCGCCTCCGCACCGCCGGCGAGAGCCTCGTTGCACTGGCCATCGGCGAGCGATACACGATTTCGATCGCCCGAACGCTCGGGCAGCACGCCGCCCAGAGCACGGTGGGGGTGTCTGTCGCCGGCTGGCTCGACGGTATCGCCGCGGCGATGGATGCTTTGGCCGAGGCCGGTTTTCCGGTGCAGCTCGGTGGTGCGGTTGGCACCGGCGAGGACTTCGACCGTGAGGCAGACGTTCCGCACACGGCAGACCGAGTGCGCTCCGCGCTGGCTGAGCAGCTGGGACTCGACGACCCCGAGCGCTCCTGGCACACGGAGCGGAGCCACGTTCTCCGTGTTGCATCGGCCGCTGCCCTTGTCACCACCGCCCTCGGGCGTATCGGACGGGACGTGGCATTTCTTGCGCGCACCGAGATCGGCGAAGCATCGCTCGGCGCGACGGGGGGATCCTCGGCGATGCCGCACAAGCGCAACCCGGTTGATGCCGTGCTTCTCACGGCAAACGGGTTGCGGGTGCCTGGCCTGGTGGCGACCGTGCACTCAGCAGCGCTCGCGCAGGACGCCAGACCGGCGGGGGAGTGGCACGCCGAATGGTCAGCATTTCGTGGTCTCCTGCGGCTTGCCGTCGAGAGTTCGGATGCCGCTGCATCGATGTTCGCGCGCCTCAGCTTTGACCGGTCAGCGGTCGAGGCGAATCGCCTCCTGAGCCCCGATCTCGAGCGGGATGCCGCAGCCACTCGCGTCGCATCCGACCGCATCATCGAGTCGGCCATCGGCCGCTTTCGAGCCGTAGAACGCAAGGAGCAGCGATGA